The following are encoded together in the Eubacterium sp. 1001713B170207_170306_E7 genome:
- the purD gene encoding phosphoribosylamine--glycine ligase: MKVLVIGSGGREHVLTWKIAQSPRVDKIYCAPGNGGMAKIAECVDLSVEDIDGCVKFAKEKGIDLTVVGPEVPLVMGMTDAFEKEGMRVFGPNAKCAEFEGSKAFTKDFLLRHSIPTAAYKEYTDLNEIMKDIGVYGFPMVIKADGLAAGKGVLIVENEQEARDGINMIMADHEFGAAGDKVVVEEFLTGREASMLCFVDGSVIVPMESAQDYKRAYDNDEGLNTGGMGTYSPNVLFDNEVLNKRIEETILTPIIEGFKADGMDFKGILFIGLMIENDMPKVLEFNVRFGDPEAQSVLMRMDSDLVDIMEACIDGKLADCDIKWKDEAAVTVVLASGGYPGPYEKGLEITGIEDVEGCEVFHAGTALKDGKLVTAGGRVLCVSALGSDREAARAKVYSQVDKIKFDGARYRTDIAKMDE; this comes from the coding sequence ATGAAAGTATTAGTAATCGGCTCGGGCGGACGTGAGCATGTGCTCACCTGGAAAATTGCCCAGAGCCCAAGGGTAGATAAAATTTACTGTGCCCCCGGAAACGGCGGCATGGCCAAAATCGCCGAATGTGTTGACCTTTCGGTGGAGGACATTGACGGCTGCGTGAAATTCGCCAAGGAAAAAGGCATTGACCTGACCGTTGTGGGCCCTGAGGTGCCCCTGGTAATGGGAATGACCGACGCCTTTGAGAAAGAGGGCATGCGGGTGTTTGGCCCCAACGCCAAATGCGCGGAGTTTGAGGGCAGTAAGGCCTTCACCAAGGATTTTCTTCTGCGCCATAGCATTCCGACAGCTGCCTACAAAGAATACACAGATCTCAATGAGATCATGAAGGATATTGGCGTTTACGGCTTCCCGATGGTTATCAAGGCAGACGGCCTGGCAGCGGGCAAGGGTGTGCTGATCGTGGAAAACGAGCAGGAAGCCAGAGACGGCATCAACATGATCATGGCCGACCATGAATTCGGCGCTGCCGGGGATAAGGTGGTTGTTGAGGAGTTTCTGACGGGCCGCGAAGCCTCCATGCTGTGCTTTGTCGACGGCAGTGTCATTGTGCCCATGGAAAGCGCCCAGGATTACAAGCGTGCCTACGATAACGATGAAGGCCTGAACACTGGCGGTATGGGCACCTATTCTCCGAACGTTTTGTTTGATAATGAAGTGTTAAACAAGCGCATTGAGGAAACCATCCTGACCCCGATTATCGAGGGCTTTAAGGCGGACGGCATGGACTTTAAGGGGATTCTCTTTATCGGTCTGATGATCGAAAACGACATGCCAAAGGTTCTGGAATTCAATGTCCGCTTTGGTGACCCCGAAGCCCAGAGCGTGCTCATGCGCATGGACAGTGATCTGGTGGACATCATGGAAGCCTGCATTGACGGAAAGCTTGCAGACTGTGACATTAAGTGGAAGGATGAAGCGGCAGTAACCGTGGTGCTCGCCTCGGGCGGATACCCGGGACCCTATGAAAAGGGCCTTGAAATCACCGGAATCGAGGATGTTGAGGGCTGTGAGGTATTCCATGCCGGAACAGCCCTGAAGGATGGAAAGCTGGTAACAGCCGGAGGACGCGTCCTCTGTGTTTCGGCTCTCGGCTCTGACCGTGAGGCGGCACGCGCCAAGGTCTACAGCCAGGTGGATAAAATTAAATTTGACGGTGCACGCTACCGGACTGATATTGCAAAAATGGATGAATGA
- the purM gene encoding phosphoribosylformylglycinamidine cyclo-ligase, giving the protein MAQTDAYKAAGVDVEAGYESVKLMKKDVQRTFNQYVLSHLGGFGGLIELPEGYKKPVLVSGTDGVGTKLMIAFMMDKHDTIGIDAVAMCVNDILCQGARPLFFLDYIACGKNYPEKIAQIVSGVAEGCVQGGMALIGGETAEMPDMYSLDDYDLAGFAVGVVEKDEIITGQSIAERDVLVGLPSSGVHSNGFSLVRKLLFKDLKMDVHTRVDELGGTLGEALLTPTRIYVKAVEDLLKPYGVKGMSHVTGGGFYENIPRMIPDGLCARVDTAAIETLPIFKFIQEAGSVTDEAMYSTFNMGIGLVSALPADQADGFVQALKDKGEKPVVLGEVVKGDEKIVL; this is encoded by the coding sequence ATGGCACAAACCGATGCTTATAAGGCAGCCGGCGTAGACGTCGAAGCTGGCTATGAGTCTGTCAAATTAATGAAGAAGGACGTTCAAAGAACGTTTAACCAGTATGTATTATCCCATTTGGGAGGCTTCGGCGGCCTCATCGAGCTGCCGGAGGGCTACAAAAAACCGGTTCTGGTTTCCGGCACCGACGGTGTCGGCACCAAGCTGATGATTGCCTTTATGATGGACAAGCATGACACCATCGGGATTGACGCGGTGGCGATGTGCGTTAACGATATTTTATGCCAGGGCGCAAGGCCGCTGTTTTTCCTGGATTACATTGCCTGCGGCAAGAACTACCCTGAAAAAATCGCCCAGATTGTGAGCGGTGTGGCCGAGGGCTGTGTCCAGGGCGGCATGGCGCTCATCGGCGGCGAGACTGCCGAAATGCCGGACATGTACAGTCTGGACGACTACGATCTGGCCGGCTTTGCCGTTGGCGTTGTCGAAAAGGATGAAATCATTACAGGGCAGAGTATTGCGGAAAGGGATGTTCTGGTAGGACTACCGTCCTCCGGCGTCCACAGCAACGGCTTTTCACTGGTGCGCAAGCTGCTTTTTAAGGACCTGAAAATGGACGTCCACACCAGGGTGGACGAGCTGGGCGGTACCCTGGGCGAAGCGCTGCTGACCCCGACCCGTATCTATGTGAAGGCCGTTGAGGATCTGCTGAAGCCCTACGGTGTGAAGGGCATGAGCCATGTTACCGGCGGCGGCTTCTATGAAAATATTCCAAGAATGATTCCGGACGGCCTGTGCGCCAGAGTGGACACCGCTGCCATCGAAACCCTGCCCATTTTCAAGTTTATCCAGGAAGCAGGCAGCGTGACAGATGAAGCCATGTACTCGACCTTTAACATGGGCATCGGGCTGGTTTCCGCGCTGCCGGCAGATCAAGCGGACGGTTTTGTACAGGCCTTAAAGGACAAGGGTGAAAAGCCTGTGGTGCTTGGCGAAGTGGTCAAGGGCGACGAAAAGATCGTGCTATGA
- a CDS encoding chloride channel protein — MWSKIKKSIALGIFIAVLGAVVGAVVWFLLWLMNLGIDFFWTWLPGKFNIPAYNLIVCGAGGLLVGLLQAKFGPCPGELSEDMAAIKQGKRLPYDNLPVIAVCALVPLIFGGSLGPEAGLTGVIAGLCFWLADRFKYAYEEVEDLAQVGIAATLGVIFHAPLFGFVNQVEDEKGGQAIPKNSKILLYFIAIFAGFGIYMLLSRLLGGGMGLGRFGHITVGRNELLAMLPLALVGALCGILYFYFARGVTVITAPIEKHRVLLGVIGGLVLGGVGMLLPFTMFAGEHQMGEMMEIWQTLPIWMLFLTGIVKLLMINICIGTGWRGGNIFPIIFSAVCIGYGFAAVFPMVDATFCVAVVTAAVAGAIMRKPIAVVMLLIICFPVDAIIPMCVGAIIAASIPLPKQFRQLPDAQGE; from the coding sequence GTGTGGAGTAAAATAAAAAAGAGTATTGCACTTGGAATTTTTATCGCTGTTTTAGGCGCAGTGGTGGGGGCCGTTGTGTGGTTCCTGCTGTGGCTGATGAATCTGGGCATTGACTTTTTCTGGACCTGGCTGCCCGGAAAATTCAACATTCCAGCCTACAATCTGATTGTCTGCGGCGCCGGGGGACTGCTTGTGGGGCTTTTGCAGGCAAAATTCGGCCCCTGTCCGGGTGAGCTCAGTGAAGACATGGCGGCCATCAAACAGGGCAAACGCCTGCCCTACGATAATCTGCCAGTCATTGCAGTCTGTGCGCTGGTGCCCCTTATTTTCGGCGGAAGCCTCGGGCCCGAGGCCGGGCTCACTGGTGTAATTGCCGGCCTGTGCTTTTGGCTGGCGGACCGCTTTAAATATGCCTATGAGGAAGTAGAGGATCTGGCTCAGGTTGGAATCGCCGCGACGCTGGGGGTTATTTTTCACGCGCCCCTTTTTGGCTTTGTCAATCAGGTCGAGGACGAAAAGGGTGGGCAGGCCATCCCTAAGAACTCGAAGATTTTATTGTATTTTATCGCGATTTTTGCCGGCTTTGGCATTTATATGCTGTTATCCAGACTGCTTGGCGGCGGCATGGGGCTTGGCCGTTTCGGACACATTACCGTCGGGCGAAACGAGCTTCTGGCCATGTTACCCCTTGCCCTCGTGGGCGCTCTCTGCGGCATCCTGTATTTTTATTTTGCCAGGGGAGTGACGGTGATCACTGCTCCCATTGAAAAACACAGGGTGCTCCTGGGGGTTATCGGCGGTTTGGTTTTAGGCGGCGTTGGCATGCTGCTGCCCTTTACCATGTTTGCCGGTGAACACCAGATGGGTGAAATGATGGAAATCTGGCAGACCCTGCCCATATGGATGCTGTTCTTAACAGGAATTGTCAAGCTTTTGATGATCAATATTTGTATTGGTACAGGCTGGCGCGGTGGGAATATTTTCCCCATTATCTTTTCAGCGGTCTGTATCGGCTACGGTTTTGCCGCTGTTTTTCCAATGGTCGACGCCACCTTCTGTGTGGCAGTGGTAACCGCAGCTGTGGCTGGGGCCATTATGCGAAAACCGATCGCGGTAGTGATGCTGCTGATCATCTGCTTTCCGGTGGATGCCATTATCCCCATGTGCGTGGGTGCCATCATTGCCGCCTCAATTCCACTGCCAAAGCAGTTCAGACAGCTTCCGGACGCGCAGGGAGAATAA
- the purH gene encoding bifunctional phosphoribosylaminoimidazolecarboxamide formyltransferase/IMP cyclohydrolase has product MRALISVSDKTGIVEFAQKLAGMGWEILSTGGTARALREAGVDVIGVSDVTGFPECLDGRVKTLHPKIHGGILNIRDNEDHQRQIRELGITPIDLLVINLYPFKNTILKEGVAFEDCIENIDIGGPTMLRSAAKNFNDVTVVVDPEDYEVVLNELDKDGATSYDTRYRLALKVFETTAAYDTMISDFLRKRVDGEVLKDTVTMTYEKVQDLRYGENPHQKAAFYKEIGVAKGALTAAEQLQGKELSYNNINDTNGALEILKEYQDEPTIVAVKHANPCGVASAETISEAYKKAYEADPTSIFGGIVASNREIDADTAKQMVEIFLEVIVAPGYTDEALEVLKAKENLRVLKLDDILYSEPGYETKKVLGGLLIQERDTKDYEKLEVVTDRKPTDKEMEDLLFAWKAVKNTKSNAITLAKDKCMVANGPGQVNRIWPLENCIEHGGNRVKGAVLASDAFFPFDDCATAAAKAGITAIIQPGGAGRDEDSIKVCNENGIAMVFTGMRHFKHS; this is encoded by the coding sequence ATGAGAGCTTTAATCAGTGTATCAGACAAAACGGGTATTGTTGAATTCGCACAGAAGCTGGCCGGTATGGGCTGGGAAATTTTATCTACCGGCGGTACGGCAAGAGCCCTGCGCGAGGCAGGTGTGGATGTCATCGGTGTTTCCGACGTAACGGGCTTTCCAGAGTGTCTGGACGGCCGTGTTAAGACCCTGCATCCCAAGATTCATGGCGGTATCTTAAATATCCGCGACAACGAGGACCATCAGCGGCAGATCAGGGAGCTGGGCATCACCCCCATCGACCTGCTGGTCATTAACCTGTATCCTTTTAAAAACACGATTTTGAAGGAGGGCGTTGCCTTTGAGGACTGTATCGAAAACATTGATATCGGCGGACCGACCATGCTGCGTTCAGCCGCTAAAAACTTCAACGACGTGACCGTAGTGGTAGACCCTGAGGACTATGAGGTTGTGCTGAACGAACTGGATAAGGACGGCGCTACCAGCTATGATACCCGTTACCGGCTGGCCTTGAAGGTGTTTGAAACCACTGCCGCCTATGATACCATGATCTCAGATTTTCTCAGAAAACGTGTTGACGGTGAGGTTTTAAAGGATACCGTCACCATGACCTATGAAAAGGTGCAGGACCTGCGCTACGGCGAAAACCCGCACCAGAAGGCCGCGTTCTACAAAGAAATCGGCGTGGCCAAAGGCGCTCTGACAGCGGCCGAACAGCTCCAGGGCAAGGAATTGTCTTACAACAATATCAATGATACCAATGGCGCCCTTGAAATCCTGAAGGAATACCAGGACGAGCCGACCATCGTTGCGGTTAAGCACGCAAATCCCTGCGGTGTCGCCAGCGCCGAGACCATTTCAGAAGCCTACAAAAAAGCCTATGAAGCGGACCCGACCTCCATTTTCGGCGGGATCGTCGCGTCGAACCGTGAAATTGACGCGGATACGGCCAAACAGATGGTTGAGATCTTCCTGGAGGTCATTGTCGCACCGGGCTATACCGATGAAGCGCTGGAGGTGCTTAAAGCCAAGGAAAACCTCCGCGTACTCAAGCTGGATGACATTCTGTACAGCGAACCGGGCTATGAAACCAAAAAGGTGCTCGGCGGCCTGTTAATCCAGGAACGCGACACCAAGGACTACGAAAAGCTGGAGGTAGTCACGGACCGCAAGCCCACCGACAAGGAAATGGAAGACCTGCTCTTTGCCTGGAAGGCTGTTAAGAATACCAAATCCAACGCCATCACTCTGGCCAAGGATAAATGTATGGTCGCCAACGGACCGGGACAGGTTAACCGGATCTGGCCGCTGGAAAACTGTATCGAGCACGGCGGGAACAGGGTAAAGGGCGCGGTGCTGGCATCGGACGCGTTCTTCCCCTTTGACGACTGCGCTACCGCAGCGGCCAAGGCAGGCATCACAGCCATTATCCAGCCGGGCGGCGCGGGACGCGACGAGGACTCCATCAAGGTCTGTAACGAAAATGGCATTGCCATGGTCTTTACAGGCATGCGCCACTTTAAACACAGCTAA
- the purF gene encoding amidophosphoribosyltransferase — translation MREDKFHDECGVVGVYCNSRETNCASYIYYGLYALQHRGQESAGISVNRDGRITTHKDLGLVADVFKGNVLKSMRGNLGIGHVRYSTSGEGGVTNAQPLTVSLKSTQIALAHNGNLVNDKALRDMLEDSGVVFQTTIDTEVMVDILARGLRHGVIEAIQRMVEIIKGGFALVITLEDKLIGVRDPYGLRPICLGKKDDMYMLASESCAIDAIGGELIRDLNPGEIVVIDENGIQSYGQNNWASKRACIFEQIYFARPDSVMEGRSVYQARHTAGRILAKESPVDADVVIGVPDSGIPAAIGYAEESGIPYGMGLIKNKYSGRTFIQPNQKLREEGVRLKLNPLRDTIEGKRVVIIDDSIVRGTTSKRLVEILRSGGAKEVHFRVTSPPVSHTCHFGIDTPKRKYLIGAKKSVEEIREILGADSLAYISLDGLNESVGGGTEYCRACFDGDYPMEVPVLKKDD, via the coding sequence ATGAGAGAAGACAAATTTCATGACGAATGTGGCGTCGTAGGTGTGTATTGTAACAGTCGTGAGACAAACTGCGCTTCTTATATTTACTATGGCCTGTACGCGCTTCAGCACAGGGGCCAGGAAAGTGCGGGCATCTCGGTTAACCGTGACGGCAGGATCACAACTCATAAGGACCTCGGCCTGGTGGCGGATGTCTTTAAGGGCAATGTGCTGAAATCCATGAGGGGAAACCTGGGTATCGGCCATGTGCGTTATTCAACCTCGGGTGAGGGCGGCGTGACCAACGCCCAGCCGTTAACGGTCAGCCTGAAATCAACCCAGATCGCCCTGGCGCATAACGGAAACCTGGTAAACGACAAAGCCTTAAGGGACATGCTGGAGGATTCCGGCGTTGTTTTCCAGACCACCATCGATACCGAGGTGATGGTAGACATTCTGGCCAGAGGTCTGCGCCATGGCGTGATCGAGGCCATTCAGCGCATGGTTGAGATCATCAAGGGCGGTTTTGCCTTGGTCATCACGCTGGAGGACAAGCTCATCGGCGTCCGCGACCCATACGGCCTGCGCCCCATCTGCCTTGGCAAAAAGGATGATATGTACATGCTCGCTTCGGAGAGCTGTGCCATTGACGCCATCGGCGGCGAGTTGATTCGTGACCTGAACCCGGGTGAGATTGTCGTCATTGACGAAAACGGCATTCAGAGCTATGGGCAGAATAACTGGGCCAGCAAGAGGGCCTGTATTTTTGAGCAGATTTATTTTGCACGTCCCGACTCTGTCATGGAGGGCCGCAGTGTTTATCAGGCGCGCCATACCGCCGGACGCATCCTGGCTAAGGAAAGCCCTGTGGACGCGGACGTGGTTATCGGGGTGCCGGATTCCGGGATTCCGGCGGCCATTGGCTATGCCGAGGAATCGGGCATTCCTTATGGCATGGGCCTGATCAAAAACAAGTACAGCGGCCGGACCTTTATCCAGCCGAACCAGAAGCTGCGTGAAGAAGGCGTGCGGCTGAAGCTGAATCCGCTGAGAGATACCATTGAGGGCAAGCGGGTCGTTATCATCGACGACTCCATTGTGAGGGGAACCACCTCCAAACGGCTTGTTGAGATTTTGAGAAGCGGGGGCGCCAAAGAAGTGCATTTCCGCGTGACCAGCCCGCCGGTATCCCACACCTGCCATTTTGGCATTGACACTCCAAAACGCAAATACCTGATCGGCGCTAAGAAATCCGTGGAGGAAATCCGCGAGATTCTGGGCGCAGATTCACTAGCATATATCAGTCTTGACGGCTTGAACGAGTCCGTCGGCGGCGGCACTGAGTACTGCCGCGCCTGTTTTGACGGCGATTACCCCATGGAAGTACCTGTATTAAAAAAGGATGATTAA
- the purN gene encoding phosphoribosylglycinamide formyltransferase has translation MTKIGVLVSGGGTNLQAVIDRVHHRSGEIAVVIANNADAYGLTRAQNSGIPTAVVLERDFEDYDAFNAEIIRTLKDKGVELVVLAGYMKIITPAFVKAYPNKIVNIHPALIPSFCGEGYYGMRVHEAVIDYGVKVTGATVHFVNEEADAGPIIAQKTVEVADDDTPESIQKKVLKIEHTLLPWVVEQYCLGHITVEGRKTRITSEL, from the coding sequence ATGACCAAAATAGGCGTACTGGTGAGCGGCGGAGGTACAAACCTCCAGGCCGTCATCGACAGAGTTCATCACAGGTCAGGCGAAATCGCGGTGGTTATTGCCAACAACGCAGACGCTTACGGGCTGACCAGAGCCCAGAACAGCGGGATTCCCACCGCGGTGGTGCTGGAGCGGGATTTTGAGGATTACGATGCCTTCAACGCTGAGATTATCCGGACCTTAAAGGATAAAGGCGTTGAGCTGGTCGTGCTGGCAGGCTACATGAAGATCATCACCCCGGCCTTTGTAAAAGCCTATCCGAATAAGATTGTCAACATCCATCCGGCCCTGATCCCGTCCTTCTGCGGTGAGGGATACTACGGGATGCGTGTGCACGAGGCGGTCATAGACTACGGTGTTAAGGTTACGGGTGCGACGGTTCATTTTGTCAACGAGGAAGCGGACGCAGGTCCGATCATCGCGCAGAAAACCGTTGAAGTTGCGGACGACGACACGCCCGAATCCATTCAGAAAAAGGTGCTCAAAATTGAGCACACGCTGCTGCCCTGGGTGGTGGAGCAGTACTGTCTGGGCCATATAACCGTGGAGGGCAGAAAAACGAGAATAACCAGCGAGCTGTAA
- a CDS encoding Ig-like domain-containing protein yields the protein MKKLIHRFIPSLLCVCLLFAYSLQFAPTVKAAEFSPRTDKPDYYSYPYSRSSGNPFELNPLTGGNCTYYAWGRAYEILGYPLPNNEVNSNPNGWGSFRSNAKYFWSDNKELYDEGRGGFAYGSEPAVGAIAVWDGSITNGWCGHVAVVEEVNGNEVVTSNSGWSYRDFYMDYDNANSMGGNFLGYIYLLDNVDPEPTPQPTPEPTPEPTPQPTPEPTPEPTPQPTPEPTPEPTPQPTVAPTPEPTPQPTAAPTPEPTPQPTAAPTPEPTAQPTPEPTPQPEKVETTANVDGTQVKVSADSKVLPDAELKVSSVSDDVKNKADQAVKSKLDPEAEILEILDIKAIDKTTNQEKQPEGGTVSVEMELNEKYKDNGDIKVVHFDENTDEVKVMDTTEADSNNKTVSFEAPHFSYYAAVKTSVAASEVKLSNDYLKIQPNASTTLKATVKPVNVTDASVTWSSSDPNVVTVDENGKVTAVNEGLADVTATTANGKTATCEIEVKALDPDEGAGSTQTYNDGSNGGDGNVIQKLAAAVTSANPNTSIPTAALMDGEVPAWMIPSIIGLFAGGGILIGVIALIKRKRSE from the coding sequence ATGAAAAAGTTAATTCACAGATTTATTCCTTCGCTTTTATGCGTCTGCCTATTGTTTGCCTATTCGCTCCAATTTGCACCAACCGTAAAGGCTGCGGAATTCTCACCGAGGACAGATAAACCGGACTACTATTCTTATCCTTACAGCCGGTCCAGTGGAAATCCGTTTGAGCTAAATCCTTTAACGGGAGGCAATTGCACCTACTACGCATGGGGCCGTGCCTACGAAATCCTGGGCTATCCCCTCCCAAACAACGAAGTAAACAGCAATCCAAACGGATGGGGCAGTTTCCGAAGCAATGCAAAGTATTTCTGGTCTGATAATAAAGAGCTTTACGACGAAGGCCGCGGTGGTTTTGCCTATGGCTCAGAGCCTGCTGTCGGCGCTATTGCTGTATGGGACGGCTCAATTACCAATGGCTGGTGCGGCCACGTCGCTGTCGTTGAAGAAGTCAATGGCAACGAGGTTGTCACCTCCAACTCTGGCTGGAGCTATCGCGATTTTTATATGGACTACGACAATGCCAACAGCATGGGCGGCAATTTCCTAGGCTATATTTACCTGTTAGACAATGTAGATCCTGAGCCAACCCCTCAGCCGACTCCAGAACCAACTCCTGAGCCTACACCTCAGCCGACTCCAGAACCAACTCCTGAGCCCACACCTCAGCCGACTCCAGAACCAACTCCTGAACCCACACCTCAGCCAACTGTAGCGCCAACTCCTGAACCCACGCCTCAGCCGACTGCAGCGCCAACTCCTGAACCCACGCCTCAGCCAACTGCAGCGCCAACCCCTGAGCCAACTGCTCAGCCGACACCTGAACCCACGCCTCAGCCTGAAAAAGTCGAAACCACCGCAAATGTGGACGGAACTCAGGTAAAGGTCTCCGCAGACAGTAAGGTTCTGCCAGATGCCGAGTTAAAGGTTTCATCGGTCAGTGATGATGTTAAGAATAAAGCGGATCAGGCTGTGAAGAGCAAGCTGGATCCAGAAGCTGAAATCCTGGAAATCCTGGATATCAAAGCCATTGACAAGACTACAAACCAAGAGAAACAGCCAGAAGGCGGAACCGTTTCCGTCGAGATGGAGCTGAATGAAAAATACAAAGACAATGGCGACATCAAGGTTGTCCATTTTGATGAAAATACAGACGAAGTAAAAGTAATGGATACTACTGAGGCCGACAGCAACAATAAAACCGTCTCCTTTGAAGCGCCGCATTTCAGCTATTACGCGGCTGTCAAAACATCGGTAGCCGCGAGTGAGGTCAAGCTGTCCAACGACTATCTGAAAATCCAGCCGAATGCCAGCACCACGCTGAAGGCCACCGTTAAGCCTGTGAATGTCACAGACGCCAGCGTGACCTGGAGCTCCAGTGATCCAAACGTTGTGACCGTCGATGAAAACGGCAAGGTTACAGCCGTTAACGAAGGTCTTGCCGATGTCACCGCAACGACAGCCAACGGCAAAACTGCAACCTGCGAAATCGAAGTGAAGGCTCTGGATCCAGATGAAGGCGCAGGCAGCACCCAGACCTACAATGACGGCAGCAACGGCGGTGACGGCAATGTGATTCAAAAGCTTGCAGCCGCTGTTACAAGTGCCAATCCAAACACCAGTATCCCCACTGCAGCCCTGATGGACGGCGAGGTTCCAGCCTGGATGATCCCCTCCATCATTGGTCTCTTTGCAGGCGGCGGCATCCTCATTGGTGTGATCGCCCTGATTAAACGTAAAAGAAGCGAATAA
- the purE gene encoding 5-(carboxyamino)imidazole ribonucleotide mutase, whose protein sequence is MPKVAVIMGSDSDFDVVKKCLIALEKFDIEYDAEVISAHRNPDKIFSYVRSAEENGIELIIGAAGKAAHLPGVMAGLTPLPVIGIPIQTSFQGGLDSLLSIVQMPSGVPVATVAVNGAENAGILAAQMLSIKYPEIREKMKAYKETLDEEVTAKNEKLQAKING, encoded by the coding sequence ATGCCAAAAGTAGCAGTTATCATGGGCAGCGACTCGGATTTTGATGTTGTAAAGAAATGCCTGATCGCTTTGGAAAAATTTGATATTGAATATGACGCTGAGGTTATTTCAGCACACCGGAATCCGGACAAGATTTTCTCATACGTCCGTTCTGCCGAAGAAAACGGCATCGAACTGATCATTGGCGCTGCCGGCAAAGCCGCTCATTTACCGGGGGTTATGGCAGGGCTTACCCCGCTTCCGGTTATTGGTATCCCCATTCAGACCTCTTTCCAGGGCGGCCTGGATTCCTTACTCTCCATCGTGCAGATGCCTTCCGGCGTACCGGTTGCCACTGTTGCGGTAAACGGCGCGGAAAACGCCGGGATCCTGGCAGCTCAGATGCTTTCCATCAAGTATCCTGAAATCCGTGAAAAGATGAAAGCCTACAAGGAAACACTGGACGAAGAAGTCACGGCTAAGAATGAAAAGCTTCAGGCCAAGATTAATGGTTAA
- the purC gene encoding phosphoribosylaminoimidazolesuccinocarboxamide synthase, whose protein sequence is MQKLEQLYEGKAKKVFKTEDPDQFIIEYKDDATAGNGEKKGTIVGKGVINNKMTATIFKMLEEQGIPTHFIELLSDNEQLVKAVTIFQLEVIIRNTAAGSICKRLPFEEGQALETPIFEFCYKNDDYGDPVINDNHATALKLATQEELDAIREMTMKINDILKAYFLEKGINLIDFKIEFGKTNDGQIVLADEISPDTCRFWDVNTGEKLDKDRFRRDLGGIEEAYEEMLKRVNG, encoded by the coding sequence ATGCAGAAATTAGAACAGTTATATGAAGGCAAGGCTAAAAAAGTTTTCAAAACAGAAGATCCGGACCAGTTTATCATCGAATACAAGGATGACGCAACCGCAGGAAACGGCGAAAAAAAAGGCACCATTGTGGGCAAGGGCGTCATCAATAATAAAATGACCGCCACCATTTTCAAAATGCTGGAGGAACAGGGGATCCCGACACATTTCATCGAGCTGTTATCAGACAACGAACAGCTGGTAAAGGCAGTCACCATCTTCCAGCTGGAAGTGATCATCCGCAACACCGCTGCCGGCTCCATCTGCAAGCGCCTTCCATTTGAAGAAGGACAGGCTCTTGAAACACCCATCTTTGAATTCTGCTATAAGAATGATGACTACGGCGATCCTGTCATCAACGACAATCATGCCACTGCCCTGAAGCTGGCAACCCAGGAAGAGCTGGACGCTATCCGTGAAATGACCATGAAGATCAATGATATCCTGAAAGCATATTTCCTGGAAAAGGGCATTAACCTGATCGACTTCAAGATTGAGTTTGGTAAAACCAACGACGGACAGATCGTTCTGGCCGATGAAATCTCACCGGATACCTGCCGCTTCTGGGATGTCAATACCGGAGAAAAACTGGATAAGGACCGTTTCAGACGCGACCTCGGCGGTATTGAAGAAGCTTACGAAGAAATGTTAAAGAGAGTTAACGGCTAA